The following are from one region of the Heterodontus francisci isolate sHetFra1 chromosome 34, sHetFra1.hap1, whole genome shotgun sequence genome:
- the LOC137348523 gene encoding probable G-protein coupled receptor 139 produces the protein MHVAPTGLVFAIYYPVLAAIGVPANLAVIVILSRGRCGLSRCITYYLMSMAVTDLLVMITAVIFNRIAGVYFPDSFLSITPVCSLRVVLNNAIVDSSVWITVTFTFDRYMAICCPKLKIKYCTEKTAAWVIGIVSVVSCLKNIFLYFIYKPLYIINSVPWFCSIKLIFYTSPAWVAYDWIHRILTPCLPFILILLLNALTVRHILAASGSRRRLRAHRNGQTQSDPEMESRKKSIVLLFCISGSFILLYLPFLINFLYIRIAKFTYFSGSNFNQSNFILQEGGYMLQLLSSCVNPFIYAGTQRKFREEIKNGVNYPLSLILKLFK, from the exons ATGCACGTAGCACCAACAGGCCTGGTGTTTGCCATTTATTATCCTGTCCTTGCAGCTATCGGGGTTCCAG ctaacttagcagtgattgtgatcctgtcccgaggaagatgcggactctccagatgtatcacttactacctgatGTCCATGGCGGTGACGGATCTCCTGGTTATGATCACTGCTGTGATATTCAACCGGATTGCTGGTGTTTATTTCCCAGACAGTTTCTTGTCCATCACGCCCGTATGCAGTCTTCGTGTTGTCCTAAACAATGCCATCGTAGACAGTTCTGTCTGGATAACAGtcacgttcacctttgatcgatacatggccatttgttgcccgaagctgaaaataaaatactgcaccgagaaaacggcagcttgGGTTATAGGAATCGTGTCTGTAGTGAGTTGTTTAAAAAACATCTTCttgtattttatatataaacctttgtatataattaacagtgtaccctggttctgcagcataaaattaatattttatacGTCACCTGCATGGGTCGCATATGACTGGATTCaccgcattttaactccttgtctcccattcattctgattttactgctcaatgccctgaccgtcagacacattctagCGGCCAGTGGATCCcgcaggagactccgagcccaCAGAAATGGACAGACCcaaagtgacccagagatggaaagccgGAAAAAATCCATCGTTTTACTTTTCtgcatctcgggcagtttcatcctgttatatttgcCATTTCTTATAAATTTTCTTTATATCCGAATTGCGAAATTTACTTATTTTTCTGGTTCCAATTTTAATCAATCAAATTTTATTCTGCAGGAAGGCGGAtatatgcttcagcttttgagttcctgtgtcaatccgtttatttatgcaggaacccagagaaaattcagagaggagatAAAGAATGGAGTGAACTATCCACTGAGTCTAATTCTTAAATTGTTTAAATGA